The Fervidibacillus albus genome contains a region encoding:
- a CDS encoding matrixin family metalloprotease, producing the protein MKIRRTIVRVIVLSIVSFLSIPMISFAYYTKDAAFFRSGLPKSVIGDCYVFISDSVSDYGYLSYVTSAMTGWGSISSADVDFWTSGSATYADIRVYAGDYGLDYAGLAQPYRGSTLVSDPDASTANWSYVIITLNDHYMDHKNYSSANRKKTTIHEFGHALGLRHQPSSTSSVMVQGKRTYSTPQSLDRSNIAYKY; encoded by the coding sequence GTGAAAATTCGTAGAACGATCGTACGGGTGATCGTGTTAAGTATCGTTTCTTTTCTATCGATCCCGATGATTTCGTTTGCCTACTACACGAAGGATGCTGCCTTTTTTCGAAGTGGTTTGCCAAAGTCGGTAATTGGCGATTGTTATGTGTTCATTTCTGATTCCGTTTCGGATTATGGTTATCTTTCTTATGTCACGAGTGCGATGACTGGATGGGGTAGCATTTCCAGCGCAGATGTGGACTTTTGGACTTCGGGAAGTGCCACTTATGCGGATATTCGGGTTTACGCTGGGGATTATGGCTTAGACTACGCAGGGCTTGCCCAACCGTATCGCGGAAGCACTCTCGTTTCCGACCCGGATGCTTCAACGGCAAACTGGTCCTATGTCATTATCACATTAAATGATCATTATATGGATCATAAAAATTATTCAAGTGCGAATCGGAAAAAAACGACGATCCATGAATTTGGTCATGCGTTAGGATTGCGTCACCAGCCGAGCTCTACATCTTCGGTTATGGTGCAAGGTAAAAGAACGTATAGTACGCCCCAATCATTGGATCGGTCGAATATC
- a CDS encoding 3'-5' exonuclease: MAVTIPETIRSSATVGERILFRTLKTFLPDDYIVYYEPEINGTRPDFVIIGPDLGLIVLEVKDYTKRTLFKVNKDEWHIVAKNGDQVIRKSPLKQAKDYVYKIVDKLKKDKNLIQVNGKYKFSLKFPYGYGVVFTRMTSKDMVETGLYTVIEPEFCLTRDEVDPDKDHFSEEVLIEKIMNMFAVPFRLKNPLTMEEINAIRYHLFPEVRISAEFRESVPYHDQLLLSLHDMKTMDLHQENLAKQIGDKNRLIRGVAGSGKTLILASRAKILSKQHPDWKILILCYNISLANAILQMVTHMINEPEDLFDFTKEEDLKKKTLENIIVRNFHSWLKNDLKIHERQIPYIIEKLEEKEAILPTYDAILIDEGQDFESDWLKLASLLVNPNTQSLLLVEDRAQTIYKRKRSYLQDTGLNFQGRSKILTINYRNTTQIVKLAWDFYRKKSMLKQTVVRRQIDGEIIAPQSTKRKGPEPAIIRTTNFKREMKMVSRQICKLHKEKKVPYHEILILYRVKRTHKLSIIDTIQYALQNENIPYFWLTENDEAKRSFEKEDGKVKISTIDSSKGLDYQAVFIVNVDSMPFPLEENPEREASLMYIAMTRAKQYLCISYSGHSEFTEYFDEWLLEKEQEKSTLSILKKGS, from the coding sequence ATGGCAGTAACAATACCTGAAACGATTCGTTCTTCAGCAACGGTTGGTGAACGGATTTTATTTCGCACGTTAAAAACGTTTTTGCCCGATGATTATATCGTATATTATGAACCGGAAATTAACGGTACAAGACCGGATTTTGTTATTATCGGGCCCGATTTAGGATTAATCGTTTTAGAAGTGAAAGATTATACGAAACGAACGTTGTTTAAAGTGAATAAAGATGAATGGCATATCGTCGCAAAAAACGGGGATCAAGTTATCCGAAAAAGTCCGTTGAAACAGGCGAAGGATTACGTATATAAAATCGTCGACAAACTCAAAAAGGATAAAAATTTAATCCAAGTTAATGGAAAATATAAATTTTCGTTGAAATTTCCATACGGTTACGGTGTTGTTTTTACGAGAATGACGTCGAAGGATATGGTAGAAACGGGATTGTATACGGTAATCGAACCGGAATTTTGCTTAACTCGAGATGAAGTTGACCCGGATAAAGACCATTTCTCAGAAGAAGTGCTGATTGAAAAAATTATGAATATGTTCGCCGTCCCTTTCCGGTTGAAAAATCCGCTAACGATGGAAGAAATCAATGCCATCCGTTATCATTTGTTTCCGGAAGTTCGAATTAGTGCAGAATTTCGAGAATCGGTTCCATACCATGATCAACTGTTGCTTTCTTTACACGATATGAAAACGATGGATTTGCACCAAGAAAATTTGGCAAAACAAATCGGGGATAAAAACCGACTAATTCGCGGGGTGGCGGGGAGTGGCAAAACGCTCATATTAGCGAGTCGAGCGAAAATTTTATCGAAACAACATCCGGATTGGAAAATTCTTATTTTATGCTACAATATCTCCCTAGCCAACGCCATTTTGCAAATGGTAACCCATATGATTAATGAACCGGAAGACTTATTTGATTTTACAAAGGAAGAAGATTTGAAGAAAAAAACGTTGGAAAATATTATCGTACGAAATTTTCATAGTTGGTTGAAAAACGATTTGAAAATTCATGAACGACAAATTCCTTATATTATCGAAAAACTAGAAGAGAAAGAGGCCATTTTACCGACTTATGATGCGATTTTAATCGATGAGGGACAAGATTTTGAATCCGATTGGCTAAAACTTGCCAGCCTACTTGTAAATCCGAATACCCAATCTTTACTTCTCGTGGAAGATCGGGCACAAACAATTTATAAACGGAAGCGGTCGTATTTGCAAGATACCGGTTTAAACTTTCAAGGTCGGTCCAAAATATTGACGATCAATTATCGGAACACGACCCAAATTGTCAAACTCGCCTGGGATTTTTACCGAAAAAAATCGATGCTCAAACAAACGGTCGTCCGGCGTCAAATTGATGGGGAGATTATCGCCCCGCAAAGTACGAAAAGAAAGGGACCGGAACCGGCCATTATTCGGACGACAAATTTTAAAAGAGAAATGAAAATGGTATCCCGTCAAATATGCAAATTGCATAAAGAGAAAAAGGTTCCCTATCACGAAATACTCATTTTGTATCGGGTGAAGCGAACACACAAACTATCGATCATCGATACCATTCAATATGCATTACAAAATGAAAATATACCGTATTTTTGGCTAACGGAAAATGATGAAGCGAAACGGTCCTTCGAAAAAGAAGACGGAAAAGTGAAAATTAGCACGATTGACAGTAGTAAAGGGTTGGATTATCAAGCCGTTTTCATCGTTAACGTCGATTCGATGCCCTTTCCACTGGAGGAGAATCCAGAACGAGAAGCATCTTTAATGTATATTGCCATGACGAGAGCAAAACAATATTTATGCATATCGTATTCGGGACATTCGGAGTTCACCGAATATTTCGATGAATGGTTGCTAGAAAAGGAACAGGAAAAATCAACCCTTTCCATTTTGAAAAAGGGATCTTGA
- a CDS encoding HAD family hydrolase, with protein sequence MNQLELVIFDMDGLLFDTERLHFRAFQQTAEKLGFEFTFDTYLKVVGMTDEKGREILREIYGKDSAIMNSFDLYHEEIERIIEKEGIPVKPGVKKLLDILDEKQIRRCIASSSAPEVIERNTKLTGIHDRFEFYVGGTEVKHGKPAPDIFLEAMKRADVQPEKAIVLEDSYHGLQAAVRAGLRCIVIPDLIQPNEEMQKNAFRIFNDLGKVADFLQN encoded by the coding sequence ATGAATCAATTGGAATTAGTCATTTTTGATATGGATGGTCTCCTGTTCGATACGGAACGTCTCCATTTTCGAGCCTTTCAACAGACGGCGGAAAAGTTAGGGTTCGAGTTCACCTTTGATACGTATTTGAAAGTTGTTGGCATGACCGATGAGAAGGGTAGGGAAATTTTACGGGAGATTTACGGAAAAGATTCAGCAATTATGAATTCCTTCGATTTGTACCATGAAGAAATCGAACGAATTATTGAAAAAGAGGGAATACCTGTAAAACCGGGCGTGAAAAAGTTGCTCGATATACTCGATGAAAAACAGATTCGAAGATGCATCGCGTCCTCCAGCGCACCGGAAGTCATTGAAAGAAACACGAAATTAACCGGCATACATGACCGATTTGAATTTTATGTCGGAGGGACAGAAGTCAAGCATGGGAAACCGGCACCGGATATTTTTTTAGAGGCGATGAAGCGGGCGGACGTTCAACCGGAAAAGGCGATTGTATTGGAAGATTCTTACCACGGTCTCCAAGCTGCCGTTCGTGCAGGACTTCGCTGTATCGTCATCCCCGATTTGATACAGCCGAATGAAGAGATGCAGAAAAACGCGTTTCGAATTTTTAACGATTTAGGAAAAGTGGCGGATTTTCTTCAAAACTAA
- a CDS encoding ABC transporter permease, translated as MIKGTGQLTKLLFKKDRMKIAVWIMGLLFVTLAAASAYPNIFRTEQDIMAFRLTVGNPAMVAMIGPGYEPEDYSTATMFAHEMLLFTSIAVIVLNILLVGRATRSDEEEGQLELVRSFPVGRLSYLSAAIIEIFIINVTLSLFIGFGLFLTGLDGMDLESTLLFGAVLGSAGFVFAGVTAFVSQLAKTGRGTIGLSFTFLLIAYSLRAIGDIETEVLSFLSPLGWTTRSYVFTENAWWPVFLSVAFAIVFICFAFYFNAIRDMGSGFLPDRKGRERASRFLKTMFGFLFRQQRVNIGAWAVGIFLVSASFGSIMGELDSYFTDIDLIQSFLGENVGESLTNQFLFMLIGIMSLFSVVPAVMGILKLKGEELGNRTEHFYSRSVSRTYVFGNYFLFGWVVTFIVQMMIPLGLWLTGAAMEDLGITASKLFAASLAFLPALWIYLSLTALLVGSYPKLTNVIWLYFAFSFIVLYLKEVLDFPNWLNRMSVMEHVPNYLSGDGDVLSFAVLVAISLLLFTIGLIAYRRRDIIG; from the coding sequence ATGATAAAAGGAACGGGACAGCTCACGAAACTTTTATTTAAAAAGGATCGGATGAAGATCGCCGTTTGGATTATGGGACTTTTATTCGTCACCTTGGCTGCAGCCTCCGCATATCCGAACATATTTCGAACGGAACAAGATATCATGGCTTTTCGATTAACGGTCGGAAATCCTGCGATGGTGGCGATGATCGGTCCGGGGTATGAACCGGAAGATTATTCGACCGCTACGATGTTTGCCCATGAGATGTTATTGTTTACATCGATTGCGGTTATCGTTTTGAATATTTTACTCGTCGGACGGGCAACGAGGTCCGATGAAGAAGAAGGTCAGTTGGAACTCGTTCGATCATTTCCCGTCGGTCGTCTGTCGTATTTAAGTGCTGCAATCATTGAAATATTCATCATTAATGTCACGTTAAGCCTATTTATTGGATTTGGACTATTTTTGACGGGGCTCGATGGAATGGATTTGGAAAGCACCCTACTTTTCGGTGCGGTTTTAGGCAGTGCTGGTTTTGTCTTTGCGGGAGTAACTGCTTTCGTTTCTCAATTGGCCAAAACGGGTAGAGGAACGATTGGCCTTTCCTTTACATTCTTACTTATTGCCTATTCTTTGCGAGCGATCGGCGATATTGAAACGGAAGTGTTATCGTTCTTATCTCCATTAGGGTGGACGACAAGATCGTATGTATTTACAGAAAATGCTTGGTGGCCCGTTTTCCTATCCGTCGCTTTCGCCATTGTTTTCATTTGTTTCGCCTTTTATTTTAATGCCATTCGCGACATGGGTTCCGGTTTTCTTCCAGATCGAAAGGGGAGGGAGCGGGCAAGTCGTTTTTTAAAAACGATGTTCGGATTTTTGTTCCGGCAGCAACGAGTTAATATCGGGGCATGGGCAGTTGGCATCTTTCTCGTTAGTGCATCGTTCGGTTCGATTATGGGGGAATTGGATTCGTATTTTACCGATATCGATTTAATCCAATCCTTTTTAGGTGAAAATGTGGGCGAATCCCTTACGAATCAATTTTTATTCATGTTGATTGGTATAATGTCTCTATTTAGCGTCGTTCCAGCGGTAATGGGAATTTTAAAATTAAAAGGGGAGGAACTTGGAAACCGAACGGAACATTTTTATTCCCGCTCTGTTTCCCGTACGTACGTTTTCGGAAACTACTTTTTGTTCGGATGGGTCGTCACTTTCATCGTCCAAATGATGATTCCCCTCGGTTTATGGTTGACGGGAGCTGCGATGGAAGACTTAGGGATAACCGCTAGCAAATTGTTTGCTGCGTCACTGGCATTCCTTCCTGCCCTATGGATCTACTTATCTTTAACGGCACTGTTGGTCGGTTCGTATCCGAAATTGACAAATGTTATTTGGCTTTACTTTGCCTTTTCCTTTATCGTTTTATATTTGAAGGAAGTATTAGATTTTCCGAATTGGCTAAATCGAATGTCTGTTATGGAACATGTTCCAAATTATTTGTCCGGTGATGGAGATGTCCTTTCGTTCGCCGTGTTAGTAGCAATATCCCTTCTCCTTTTTACAATCGGTCTCATTGCCTATCGAAGAAGGGATATCATCGGGTAA
- a CDS encoding ABC transporter ATP-binding protein, giving the protein MNVIEVRGVTKKFGNFTALNNIDLSVGGGEIYGFIGPNGAGKSTTIRILLGMLKATSGEATIFGKDVWKEAVEIHKRIAYVPGDVNLWPNLTGGEVIDVLMKLRGNGDAKKRDELLERFNLDPTKKCRAYSKGNRQKVALVAAFAQDADLFIFDEPTSGLDPLMERVFQEYVREKRNEGKTIFLSSHILSEVEKLCDKVAIIRQGKIIEEGTLTDMRHLTRTNIIVQTKQPLEGIRDMKGIHQVEEKDGQWRFQVDGTELDAVIRHISQFGIVRFESLPPTLEDLFMGYYEGADLSETSRGNRL; this is encoded by the coding sequence ATGAATGTGATTGAAGTGCGAGGAGTTACGAAAAAATTCGGCAATTTTACCGCTTTGAATAACATTGATTTAAGTGTCGGCGGTGGAGAAATATATGGGTTTATTGGGCCAAATGGGGCAGGGAAATCGACTACGATTCGGATTCTCCTCGGCATGTTAAAGGCAACAAGCGGGGAAGCGACGATTTTCGGAAAAGACGTATGGAAGGAAGCCGTTGAAATCCATAAACGCATTGCCTATGTACCAGGTGATGTGAACCTATGGCCGAATTTAACCGGAGGCGAAGTAATTGACGTATTAATGAAATTACGTGGAAACGGAGACGCAAAAAAGCGGGATGAATTATTGGAACGATTTAACTTAGATCCGACGAAAAAATGCCGCGCCTATTCGAAAGGGAATCGACAAAAGGTGGCCCTCGTAGCAGCTTTCGCCCAAGATGCGGACCTGTTTATTTTCGACGAACCGACAAGCGGTCTCGATCCGTTAATGGAGCGAGTTTTCCAAGAATATGTTCGTGAAAAACGCAATGAAGGAAAAACGATCTTTTTATCAAGTCATATTTTATCGGAAGTGGAAAAATTATGCGATAAAGTAGCCATTATTCGTCAAGGAAAAATCATTGAAGAAGGTACATTGACGGATATGCGCCATTTGACCCGGACAAATATAATCGTACAAACAAAACAACCCCTTGAAGGCATTCGAGACATGAAAGGGATTCATCAAGTGGAAGAAAAGGATGGACAATGGCGTTTCCAAGTAGATGGGACCGAACTCGATGCAGTAATCCGGCATATTAGTCAGTTTGGCATCGTTCGCTTCGAAAGCTTGCCACCGACGTTAGAAGATTTATTCATGGGTTATTATGAGGGGGCCGACCTTTCCGAAACTTCAAGGGGGAATCGATTATGA
- a CDS encoding TetR/AcrR family transcriptional regulator, whose amino-acid sequence MTERFENLAPEKRMRILKAAYKEFAEKGFDQASTNAIVKEAGIGKGMLFYYFGNKKELYNYLINYALDIFSEQFLNKIDDTIMDILDRIVHISRLKMKFFMEHPELSKFFTAEMLRGEMDLSDELNEKLNRIVQLGYDKIYDHSTVYKNQLRKGIDGKKVYRVVEWVIRGYQEDLLQTLKNKKMDDIDFDKYWDEFDEYVKLLKISFYQEEGFR is encoded by the coding sequence TTGACCGAGCGATTTGAAAATTTAGCTCCGGAAAAGCGAATGCGTATTTTAAAAGCTGCCTATAAAGAATTTGCCGAAAAAGGATTTGACCAAGCTTCGACAAATGCAATCGTAAAAGAGGCGGGAATCGGAAAGGGCATGTTATTTTATTATTTTGGTAATAAAAAGGAACTGTATAATTATTTAATCAATTATGCCCTCGATATATTTTCCGAACAGTTTTTGAATAAAATTGATGATACAATTATGGATATACTTGATCGAATTGTCCATATTTCTCGTCTAAAAATGAAGTTTTTCATGGAGCATCCGGAACTAAGCAAATTTTTCACTGCTGAAATGTTACGAGGAGAAATGGATTTATCCGACGAACTGAATGAAAAACTCAATCGGATTGTTCAACTCGGTTATGATAAAATATACGACCATTCAACCGTTTATAAAAATCAACTCCGAAAAGGAATCGACGGGAAAAAGGTATACCGAGTTGTAGAATGGGTTATTCGGGGATACCAGGAAGATTTACTACAAACATTAAAAAATAAAAAAATGGATGATATTGACTTCGACAAGTATTGGGATGAATTTGATGAATATGTAAAGCTATTAAAGATATCATTTTATCAAGAGGAGGGATTTAGATGA
- a CDS encoding MerR family transcriptional regulator — translation MEYTVQQLAKIAGISARTLRYYDEIDLLKPARINSSGYRIYGRREVDRLQQILFYRELGVSLERIKAIVSNPSFDKISALKEHREKLLMKRNEIDKLLTNIDNTLLEFEGGRKMTDRERFEGFKKALVEENENQYGKEAREKFGDQKVEDANKKLLNMSENDYETITELTEQINETLARALQTGDPAGDLAQKTARLHKQWLTFYWGDYSKKAHAGIADLYVEDERFKAYYEKVAPGAAQFLREAIHYFTGLKQ, via the coding sequence ATGGAGTATACGGTACAACAATTAGCAAAAATAGCAGGAATTAGTGCTCGGACACTACGTTATTACGATGAAATTGATTTGCTAAAACCTGCGAGAATCAACTCTTCCGGATATCGAATTTATGGGCGGCGAGAAGTAGATCGGCTGCAACAAATTTTATTTTACCGTGAACTCGGAGTAAGTTTGGAACGAATTAAAGCAATCGTTTCGAACCCGTCCTTCGATAAAATTTCCGCGCTGAAAGAACATCGGGAAAAACTTTTAATGAAACGGAACGAGATTGACAAACTTTTAACAAACATCGACAACACATTACTTGAATTTGAAGGAGGAAGAAAAATGACTGATCGAGAACGATTTGAAGGATTTAAAAAAGCATTAGTTGAGGAAAACGAGAATCAATATGGAAAAGAAGCTCGAGAAAAATTCGGAGATCAAAAAGTGGAAGATGCAAATAAAAAACTATTGAATATGAGCGAAAACGATTATGAAACGATTACCGAGTTAACCGAACAAATTAACGAAACGTTGGCTAGGGCTCTACAAACGGGGGATCCTGCGGGAGATTTGGCTCAAAAAACAGCACGCCTCCATAAACAGTGGTTAACCTTTTATTGGGGTGATTATAGTAAAAAAGCCCATGCAGGAATAGCCGATCTGTACGTAGAAGATGAACGGTTTAAAGCATATTATGAAAAAGTTGCCCCCGGTGCTGCACAATTTTTGCGGGAAGCGATTCATTATTTTACCGGATTGAAACAGTAG
- a CDS encoding glycine betaine ABC transporter substrate-binding protein: MNELMSYVSANYEQILDLLWQHIYLTFFSVFVAAVIGVPLGILISRSKALSKPVIGFANVVQAVPSLALLGFLIPFIGIGSTPAIVMVVLYSLLPIVKNTYTGLTNIDKDILEAARGIGLTNGQMMTKVQLPLAMPVIMAGVRISAVTAVGLMTIAAFVGAGGLGFLVFSGVSSVDNNMILAGAIPACILALLIDYAVGKIEKNISYTNKKYGSTITDGKRKRRNITIAAASVLILVIAVVLIVNPFSKNEKTISIGSKNYTEQILLGHIFAELIEAQTDIKVERDLNLGGTQVAFLALTNDEIDLYIEYTGTLFVDVLDQPPISDQEKVYNTVKTELMGKYDVETLDPLGFNNTYTLAVRGDTAEQYNLETFSDLAAVSDQLRVGGTIEFLNREDGLKGLIETYGMNFQSTNAVNGGLRYNAINNDEVDVISAFATDGLLEEFKLTVLKDDQSFFPPYYAVPIVRSETLKQYPELKEVLNLLAGKMTDDKMRELNFRVDSLKESPQDVARDFLKEEGLLN; encoded by the coding sequence ATGAACGAACTTATGTCGTATGTGAGTGCTAACTATGAACAAATTTTAGATCTTCTTTGGCAACATATTTATTTAACATTTTTTTCCGTATTCGTCGCAGCAGTAATCGGTGTCCCCCTCGGCATTTTGATCTCTCGAAGTAAAGCATTATCGAAGCCTGTCATCGGATTTGCCAATGTCGTTCAAGCGGTTCCGAGTTTGGCATTATTAGGATTTTTAATTCCGTTTATTGGTATTGGTAGTACACCGGCGATCGTCATGGTTGTTTTATATTCGTTATTACCGATTGTAAAAAATACGTACACCGGTTTAACGAATATTGATAAAGATATTTTAGAAGCGGCTCGAGGAATCGGATTGACGAACGGGCAAATGATGACAAAGGTACAATTACCGCTCGCTATGCCGGTCATTATGGCTGGGGTACGAATTTCCGCTGTAACGGCCGTCGGATTAATGACAATCGCAGCGTTTGTCGGTGCCGGTGGTCTCGGGTTTTTAGTCTTTTCCGGTGTCTCAAGTGTGGACAACAACATGATTTTAGCTGGGGCGATTCCGGCTTGTATCCTTGCACTACTCATTGACTATGCCGTCGGAAAAATTGAGAAAAATATTTCCTATACGAATAAAAAATATGGAAGTACGATTACGGATGGAAAAAGAAAAAGAAGAAATATCACCATTGCGGCGGCAAGTGTCCTCATCCTCGTAATTGCTGTCGTCTTAATCGTGAATCCTTTTAGTAAAAACGAAAAGACGATTTCCATTGGATCGAAAAACTACACGGAACAAATTTTATTAGGACATATTTTTGCCGAATTAATTGAGGCACAAACAGATATTAAAGTGGAACGGGATTTAAATCTCGGTGGAACACAAGTCGCATTCCTTGCATTGACGAACGATGAAATTGATTTATATATTGAGTATACAGGGACGCTATTCGTTGATGTTCTTGACCAACCACCAATTAGCGACCAAGAAAAGGTGTACAACACTGTGAAAACGGAATTAATGGGTAAATACGATGTGGAAACGTTAGACCCGCTTGGATTTAACAATACGTATACGCTCGCAGTTAGGGGAGATACAGCCGAACAGTATAACCTCGAAACGTTCTCCGATTTGGCAGCGGTTAGCGACCAGTTAAGAGTGGGCGGAACGATTGAATTTTTGAATCGGGAAGACGGGTTAAAAGGTTTGATTGAAACTTATGGTATGAATTTTCAATCGACAAACGCAGTGAATGGCGGCTTACGTTACAATGCGATCAATAATGATGAGGTTGATGTCATTAGCGCCTTTGCTACAGACGGACTGCTTGAAGAATTCAAGTTAACCGTATTAAAAGACGATCAAAGCTTTTTCCCACCGTATTACGCCGTACCGATTGTTCGCAGTGAAACGTTGAAACAATATCCGGAATTAAAAGAAGTATTGAATCTTTTAGCTGGGAAAATGACCGATGACAAAATGCGAGAATTAAACTTCAGAGTAGATAGTTTAAAAGAATCTCCACAAGATGTAGCAAGGGACTTTTTAAAAGAAGAAGGTTTATTGAATTAG
- a CDS encoding ABC transporter ATP-binding protein, whose protein sequence is MIRFENITKSYDDHAVIENFNLHIEPGELVVFIGPSGCGKTTLLKMINRLIEPTSGKIFVNGKDISTEDPIELRRNIGYVIQNIGLFPHMTIKENLELIPKIKGEDQEAIDQKTNDLLKLVGLEPEKFLYRFPRELSGGQQQRIGVARAFSTNSDIILMDEPFSALDPVTRHSLQEELFNMQQELHKTIVFVTHDMDEAYKIADKICIINKGKIVQFDTPENILKNPASDFVANFIGKRRVWNNPEVLKAKDMMVNDPVKVSPKRNVLQAIEIMKENKVDSLLVVDKSDKLLGLVTLKGIKLEDMNTPIEHLMKREVPSVSENENLITLLHMMNKYKTGYLPVVNDGGQLVGLITRSSLLSVLGGQLIDMEVDF, encoded by the coding sequence ATGATTCGGTTTGAAAACATTACGAAATCTTATGATGATCATGCTGTCATTGAAAATTTCAATCTTCATATCGAACCAGGCGAACTCGTCGTCTTTATCGGTCCATCTGGCTGTGGAAAAACGACACTTTTAAAAATGATTAATCGATTAATCGAACCGACGAGTGGGAAAATTTTCGTCAACGGGAAAGATATATCCACCGAGGATCCGATCGAGTTAAGGAGAAATATCGGCTACGTCATTCAAAACATCGGGCTTTTCCCCCATATGACCATTAAGGAAAATTTAGAATTGATACCGAAAATAAAGGGTGAAGATCAAGAAGCGATTGATCAGAAAACAAATGATCTACTGAAACTTGTCGGGCTTGAACCGGAAAAGTTTCTATATCGTTTTCCGCGGGAGCTTAGCGGTGGACAACAACAACGGATCGGAGTCGCCAGAGCATTTTCCACGAATTCGGATATCATATTAATGGACGAGCCGTTTAGCGCATTAGACCCCGTCACACGCCATTCCCTTCAAGAAGAATTGTTTAACATGCAACAAGAATTGCATAAAACCATCGTTTTCGTTACCCACGACATGGATGAAGCGTATAAGATCGCTGATAAAATTTGCATCATCAATAAAGGAAAAATCGTTCAATTTGACACACCGGAAAATATATTAAAAAATCCAGCATCTGATTTTGTCGCCAATTTTATTGGTAAACGTCGAGTTTGGAATAATCCGGAAGTATTAAAAGCGAAGGATATGATGGTAAACGATCCGGTAAAAGTTTCGCCAAAAAGAAACGTCCTACAGGCGATTGAAATTATGAAGGAAAATAAAGTGGACAGCTTACTTGTTGTCGATAAATCGGATAAATTGCTCGGCCTTGTCACATTGAAAGGAATCAAACTAGAAGACATGAACACGCCGATCGAGCATTTGATGAAGAGGGAAGTTCCATCCGTATCGGAAAATGAAAATTTAATTACGTTACTGCACATGATGAATAAGTATAAAACCGGTTATTTGCCTGTCGTGAATGACGGAGGACAATTGGTCGGTTTAATTACGCGTAGCAGCCTACTTTCCGTATTAGGCGGACAGTTGATCGATATGGAGGTGGACTTCTGA